A part of Winslowiella toletana genomic DNA contains:
- a CDS encoding YjfB family protein translates to MDVSQIASLATSLDSLDLNSKVSTLVLKKTLDNQQVAANGILESIQQLPANPAIGRNINTTA, encoded by the coding sequence ATGGATGTATCGCAAATTGCTTCACTGGCTACCAGTCTTGATAGCCTGGATTTGAATAGTAAGGTGAGCACCCTCGTACTGAAGAAGACACTGGATAACCAACAGGTTGCGGCAAACGGGATCCTCGAATCGATCCAACAGTTGCCAGCTAACCCGGCGATCGGAAGAAATATCAATACTACCGCCTGA
- a CDS encoding sugar ABC transporter substrate-binding protein, translating to MNFKKAIVTSMLACMLPAAAFAKDIQVGVSMALFDDNFLTIVRTAIQKEMQKDGVKGQVEDAKGDVAQQLQQVQNFIGQGVDAIIVNPVDTNAVKPIMDQATKAGIPLVFVNRRPQAPLTDKMAYVGSDSELAGRLQMEALAKALNGKGNVAILLGDLANEATRDRTKGVEAVAAKFPDIKIVQKQTAKFQRNDAVDVVSNWLTAGDQINAIASNNDEMAIGALQALGKNADNVLIAGVDGTPDALQMIKNGKMVATVFQDAKGQGEGSVQTAIKLVKGEKVQKNVMIPYQLITKDNYVEFTTKNLK from the coding sequence ATGAACTTCAAAAAAGCGATCGTAACGTCGATGTTAGCCTGCATGTTGCCAGCAGCCGCCTTTGCCAAAGATATTCAGGTTGGTGTATCCATGGCGCTATTTGATGACAACTTTCTGACTATCGTGCGCACTGCGATTCAGAAAGAGATGCAGAAAGATGGTGTAAAAGGGCAGGTTGAAGACGCCAAAGGCGACGTTGCTCAACAATTGCAACAGGTGCAAAACTTTATTGGTCAGGGCGTGGACGCGATTATCGTCAACCCGGTAGATACCAATGCGGTGAAACCGATTATGGATCAGGCCACCAAAGCGGGTATCCCGCTGGTGTTTGTTAACCGCCGTCCGCAGGCGCCGCTGACCGATAAAATGGCGTATGTCGGCTCCGACTCCGAACTGGCTGGTCGCTTGCAGATGGAAGCGCTGGCGAAAGCGTTAAACGGCAAAGGCAACGTGGCGATTCTGCTGGGTGATCTGGCGAACGAAGCGACCCGCGACCGTACCAAAGGTGTGGAAGCCGTCGCGGCAAAATTCCCTGATATCAAAATCGTGCAGAAGCAGACCGCAAAATTCCAGCGTAATGACGCGGTAGATGTGGTCAGTAACTGGCTGACTGCCGGGGATCAGATCAACGCCATTGCCTCTAACAACGATGAAATGGCGATTGGTGCGCTGCAGGCGCTGGGTAAAAATGCCGACAATGTGCTGATTGCCGGTGTTGATGGCACGCCGGACGCATTGCAGATGATCAAGAACGGCAAAATGGTCGCCACCGTCTTCCAGGATGCGAAAGGACAGGGTGAAGGCTCCGTACAAACGGCAATCAAGCTGGTAAAAGGCGAGAAAGTGCAGAAAAACGTGATGATCCCTTATCAGCTGATCACCAAAGACAACTACGTCGAATTCACCACCAAGAACCTTAAATAA
- a CDS encoding alpha/beta fold hydrolase, giving the protein MKYRPLFAWLLSILLFAGAACPLTVTATEQSVSWGQRWQHLPPTPAPVRGLKTGYAKVNGIDLYYGVIGKGSPVIFIHGGLANSDYWGKQVPVIARNHQVIVLDSRGHGRSTRSSQPYGYDLMTDDVVALMDHLHLQKADIVGWSDGAIIGIDLALRHAGRINKVFAFAPNTTTAGVRADVAENPLFASYIARAGEEYQRLSKTPDQYNSFVEQIGHMWETQPNWSDSQLQSIRTPILVADGDHDEGILRPHLEHIAATIPQAGLLIIPNTSHFAFMQAPDEFNDALVNFLDR; this is encoded by the coding sequence ATGAAATATAGACCCCTTTTTGCATGGCTGTTATCCATCTTGCTGTTTGCCGGTGCGGCTTGTCCCCTCACCGTCACGGCCACTGAACAGAGTGTCAGCTGGGGCCAGCGCTGGCAGCATCTGCCGCCAACGCCTGCGCCGGTCCGTGGCCTGAAAACCGGCTACGCCAAAGTGAACGGCATAGATCTCTATTACGGTGTGATCGGCAAGGGTTCGCCGGTAATCTTTATTCACGGCGGGCTGGCGAATTCTGATTACTGGGGCAAGCAGGTGCCGGTGATTGCCCGCAACCACCAGGTGATCGTGCTGGACAGCCGAGGCCACGGTCGCAGTACGCGCAGCAGCCAGCCTTACGGCTACGATTTGATGACCGATGATGTCGTGGCGTTGATGGATCATCTGCATCTGCAAAAGGCAGATATTGTTGGCTGGAGTGACGGCGCGATTATCGGTATCGATCTGGCGCTGCGCCATGCCGGACGCATCAATAAAGTCTTTGCTTTCGCGCCCAATACCACCACGGCGGGCGTACGCGCCGACGTCGCTGAAAATCCGCTGTTTGCCTCCTATATTGCCCGCGCGGGTGAGGAGTATCAGCGGTTATCCAAAACCCCGGATCAGTACAACAGCTTTGTTGAACAGATTGGCCATATGTGGGAAACACAGCCCAACTGGAGCGACAGCCAACTGCAAAGCATTCGTACGCCGATTCTGGTGGCCGATGGCGATCATGATGAAGGGATCCTGCGTCCGCATCTGGAGCATATTGCCGCCACCATCCCGCAGGCCGGTCTGCTGATTATTCCCAATACCAGCCATTTTGCCTTTATGCAGGCGCCAGATGAGTTTAACGATGCGCTGGTCAATTTTCTTGATCGGTAA
- a CDS encoding sugar ABC transporter ATP-binding protein has product MTAYALEAEGISKFFPGVKALNKVSLRVKPGTVHALMGENGAGKSTLMKCLIGIYRPDDGIIRIKGEPVQFDDTMDALRSGISMIHQELNLVPHMTVAENIWLGREPMKYGFVDHARLNKMTTELLSKLNIRLKAHQMVGELSIAAQQMVEIAKAVSWNADIVIMDEPTSALTEGEVAHLFTIIRDLRTQGKAIIYISHKMDEIFAITDEVSVFRDGAWVASDQTSSYTRQSLITQMVGRELTQLFPKFNNDIGAEVLTVRNLTLKDKFHDISFSVRRGEILGVAGLVGAGRSEVMESLFGMASYDSGEVLIDGVPTRIESPSVAIEKGLAFLTEDRKKSGLFLVLSVMENMSIVNMPEYIGKAGFVSHMQMAKDCMEQIRRLNIKTPTMDQIINNLSGGNQQKVLIARWLLAQPKILILDEPTRGIDVGAKAEIYRLISELANRGVAIIMVSSELPEILGMSDRVMVMHEGRITGILDKEDADQETIMSLASE; this is encoded by the coding sequence ATGACCGCTTATGCGCTTGAAGCCGAAGGCATCAGCAAGTTTTTCCCTGGTGTAAAAGCCCTGAATAAGGTGTCGTTACGCGTTAAGCCAGGAACGGTTCATGCTCTGATGGGGGAGAATGGCGCGGGTAAGTCGACTTTAATGAAATGCCTCATCGGGATATACCGTCCCGATGACGGCATCATCCGCATTAAAGGCGAGCCGGTGCAGTTTGATGACACCATGGACGCACTACGTTCTGGCATCTCGATGATCCATCAGGAGCTTAATCTGGTGCCGCATATGACGGTAGCCGAGAACATCTGGTTAGGCCGTGAACCGATGAAGTACGGTTTTGTCGACCATGCCAGGCTCAATAAAATGACCACTGAGCTACTCAGCAAACTGAATATTCGCCTTAAAGCCCATCAGATGGTGGGCGAACTGAGTATTGCCGCTCAGCAGATGGTGGAAATCGCTAAAGCGGTGTCTTGGAATGCTGACATTGTCATTATGGATGAACCAACCTCCGCGCTGACCGAAGGGGAAGTGGCGCATCTGTTTACCATTATTCGTGACCTGCGGACGCAGGGCAAAGCCATCATCTATATCAGCCATAAAATGGATGAGATCTTTGCCATTACCGATGAAGTCAGCGTGTTCCGTGATGGCGCGTGGGTGGCGAGCGATCAGACTTCCAGCTATACGCGTCAGTCGCTGATTACCCAGATGGTAGGCCGTGAATTAACCCAGCTGTTCCCGAAATTTAATAATGATATCGGCGCCGAAGTGCTGACGGTGCGTAACCTGACGCTGAAGGATAAATTTCACGATATCAGTTTCAGCGTGCGCCGTGGCGAAATCCTTGGCGTCGCCGGGCTGGTTGGCGCCGGACGCAGCGAAGTGATGGAAAGTCTGTTTGGTATGGCGTCGTATGACAGTGGCGAAGTGCTGATTGATGGCGTGCCAACACGTATCGAGTCACCGTCGGTGGCGATTGAAAAAGGGCTGGCGTTTCTGACCGAAGACCGCAAAAAGTCGGGCCTGTTTCTGGTGCTGTCGGTGATGGAAAATATGAGCATCGTCAATATGCCGGAATATATCGGCAAGGCGGGGTTTGTCAGCCATATGCAGATGGCGAAAGATTGCATGGAGCAGATCCGCCGGCTCAATATTAAAACCCCCACCATGGATCAAATTATCAACAACCTCAGCGGCGGTAATCAACAGAAAGTGCTGATTGCACGCTGGCTGCTGGCGCAACCAAAAATCCTGATCCTTGACGAGCCAACGCGCGGCATTGATGTCGGTGCGAAAGCAGAAATCTATCGTCTGATCAGTGAACTGGCGAACCGCGGTGTCGCCATCATTATGGTGTCGTCTGAACTGCCGGAAATCCTTGGCATGAGCGACCGGGTAATGGTGATGCATGAAGGTCGTATTACCGGCATTCTCGATAAAGAAGACGCCGATCAGGAAACCATAATGTCGCTGGCATCTGAGTAA